In Capsicum annuum cultivar UCD-10X-F1 chromosome 11, UCD10Xv1.1, whole genome shotgun sequence, one genomic interval encodes:
- the LOC107847630 gene encoding alpha-1,4 glucan phosphorylase L-2 isozyme, chloroplastic/amyloplastic isoform X2, with amino-acid sequence MASAEMTEPDAALGNGGLGRLASCFLDSMATLNYPAWGYGLRYRYGLFKQLITKDGQEEVAENWLEMGNPWEIVRNDISYPVKFYGKVIEGADRRKEWVGGEDITAVAYDVPIPGYKTKTTINLRLWSTKLGAEAFDLRAFNDGNHAKAYEAQKKAEKICYILYPGDESLEGKTLRLKQQYTLCSASLQDIIARFEKRSGNAVNWDQFPEKVAVQMNDTHPTLCIPELLRILMDVKGLSWKQAWEITQRTVAYTNHTVLPEALEKWSFTLLRELLPRHVEIIAMIDEELLHTILAEYGTEDLDLLQEKLNQMRILDNVEIPSSVLELLIKSTENTVDVDKAEKQEEEEQQDEEGKDEETEAVKVETTKEEEETKVKKVKVEDPQAKIKRIFGPHPNRPQVVHMANLCVVSGHAVNGVAEIHSEIVKKEVFNEFYELWPEKFQNKTNGVTPRRWLSFCNPELSEIITKWTGSDAWLVNTEKLAELRKFADNEELQSEWRKAKRNNKMKIVSLIKETTGYVVSPDAMFDVQIKRIHEYKRQLLNIFGIVYRYKKMKEMSPEERKENFVPRVCLFGGKAFATYVQAKRIVKFITDVAATVNHDSEIGDLLKVVFVPDYNVSVAEVLIPGSELSQHISTAGMEASGTSNMKFSMNGCLLIGTLDGANVEIREEVGEDNFFLFGAQAHEIAGLRKDRAEGKFVPDPRFEEVKAFVRTGVFGPYNYEELMGSLEGNEGYGRADYFLVGKDFPDYIECQDLVDEAYRDQKKWTKMSILNTAGSSKFSSDRTIHQYARDIWRIEPVELP; translated from the exons ATGGCGTCTGCAGAAATGACG GAACCAGATGCAGCTTTAGGGAATGGAGGTTTAGGAAGACTTGCTTCTTGCTTTCTAGACTCAATGGCGACGTTAAACTACCCTGCATGGGGTTATGGACTTAGATACCGATATGGCCTTTTCAAACAGCTTATTACAAAAGATGGACAGGAGGAAGTTGCTGAAAATTGGCTTGAG ATGGGAAATCCATGGGAAATTGTTAGGAATGATATTTCATATCCTGTAAAATTCTACGGGAAGGTCATTGAAGGAGCTGACAGGAGGAAGGAATGGGTTGGCGGAGAAGATATAACTGCTGTTGCCTATGATGTCCCAATACCAGGATATAAAACAAAAACAACGATCAACCTTCGACTGTGGTCAACAAAGCTAGGTGCAGAAGCTTTTGATCTACGTGCTTTTAATGACGGAAACCATGCTAAAGCATATGAGGCTCAGAAAAAGGCTGAAAAG ATTTGCTATATCTTATATCCAGGTGACGAGTCACTTGAGGGAAAGACGCTTAGGTTAAAGCAACAATACACACTATGTTCTGCGTCTCTTCAGGACATTATTGCACGGTTCGAGAAGAGATCAGGGAATGCAGTGAACTGGGATCAGTTCCCAGAAAAAGTTGCAGTACAGATGAATGATACTCATCCTACACTTTGCATACCGGAACTTTTAAGGATATTGATGGATGTTAAAGGTTTGAGCTGGAAGCAGGCATGGGAAATTACTCAAAg AACGGTGGCATACACTAACCACACTGTTCTACCCGAGGCTCTGGAGAAATGGAGCTTCACACTTCTTAGGGAACTGCTTCCTCGGCACGTGGAGATCATTGCAATGATAGATGAGGAG CTCTTGCATACTATACTTGCTGAATACGGTACTGAAGATCTTGACTTGTTGCAAGAAAAGCTAAACCAAATGAGGATTCTGGATAATGTTGAAATACCAAGTTCTGTTTTGGAGTTGCTTATAAAATCCACGGAAAATACCGTTGATGTGGATAAAGcagaaaaacaagaagaagaggaaCAACAAGACGAAGAAGGTAAGGATGAGGAAACTGAGGCGGTAAAAGTAGAAACTACGAAGGAAGAGGAGGAAACAAAGGTTAAGAAGGTGAAGGTTGAGGATCCTCAAGCAAAAATAAAACGGATATTTGGGCCACATCCAAATAGACCACAGGTTGTTCACATGGCAAATCTTTGTGTAGTCAGTGGGCATGCAGTGAACGGTGTTGCTGAGATTCATAGTGAAATTGTTAAAAAGGAAGTTTTCAATGAATTTTACGAG TTATGGCCAGAGAAATTCCAAAACAAGACAAATGGTGTGACACCACGAAGATGGCTAAGTTTCTGTAACCCAGAGTTGAGTGAAATTATAACCAAGTGGACGGGATCCGATGCTTGGTTAGTAAACACTGAAAAATTGGCAGAGCTTAGAAAG TTTGCTGATAATGAAGAACTCCAGTCTGAGTGGAGGAAGgcaaaaagaaataacaaaatgaAGATTGTTTCTCTCATTAAAGAAACAACTGGATACGTGGTCAGTCCTGATGCAATGTTCGATGTGCAG ATCAAGCGTATCCATGAGTATAAGCGGCAGCTATTAAATATATTCGGAATTGTTTATCGCTATAAGAAGATGAAGGAAATGAGCCctgaagagagaaaagagaatttTGTCCCTCGAGTTTGCTTATTCGGAGGGAAAGCATTTGCTACATATGTCCAGGCCAAGAGGATTGTAAAATTTATCACTGATGTGGCGGCAACAGTGAACCATGATTCTGAGATTGGTGATCTTTTGAAG GTTGTCTTTGTGCCTGATTACAACGTCAGTGTAGCAGAAGTTCTAATTCCTGGTAGTGAGCTATCGCAGCATATTAG TACTGCCGGTATGGAGGCTAGTGGAACCAGCAACATGAAATTTTCAATGAATGGCTGCCTCCTCATTGGGACGTTAGATGGTGCCAATGTTGAAATAAGAGAGGAAGTTGGAGAGGACAATTTTTTCCTTTTCGGTGCTCAGGCTCATGAAATTGCTGGCCTACGTAAGGATAGAGCCGAGGGAAAG TTTGTCCCGGACCCTAGATTTGAAGAAGTAAAGGCATTTGTTAGGACAGGCGTTTTTGGCCCCTACAACTACGAAGAACTCATGGGATCCTTGGAAGGGAACGAAGGTTATGGCCGTGCTGACTATTTTCTTGTAGGAAAGGATTTCCCTGATTATATAGAGTGCCAAGATCTGGTTGATGAAGCATATCGAGACCAGAAG AAATGGACCAAAATGTCGATCTTAAACACAGCTGGATCGTCCAAGTTTAGCAGTGATCGAACAATTCATCAATATGCCAGAGACATATGGAGAATTGAACCTGTTGAATTACCTTAA
- the LOC107847630 gene encoding alpha-1,4 glucan phosphorylase L-2 isozyme, chloroplastic/amyloplastic isoform X1 yields the protein MATSVVSGLNSLSCISSFRNNKNTNVLLGRRRVLVFNLRRRGFYVSNVASDQKHKTKDSSSDEGFTMDVFQPDSTSVLSSIKYHAEFTPSFSPEKFELPKAYYATAESVRDMLIMNWNTTYDFYEKMNVKQAYYLSMEFLQGRALLNAIGNLGLTGPYADALTKLGYSLEDVARQEPDAALGNGGLGRLASCFLDSMATLNYPAWGYGLRYRYGLFKQLITKDGQEEVAENWLEMGNPWEIVRNDISYPVKFYGKVIEGADRRKEWVGGEDITAVAYDVPIPGYKTKTTINLRLWSTKLGAEAFDLRAFNDGNHAKAYEAQKKAEKICYILYPGDESLEGKTLRLKQQYTLCSASLQDIIARFEKRSGNAVNWDQFPEKVAVQMNDTHPTLCIPELLRILMDVKGLSWKQAWEITQRTVAYTNHTVLPEALEKWSFTLLRELLPRHVEIIAMIDEELLHTILAEYGTEDLDLLQEKLNQMRILDNVEIPSSVLELLIKSTENTVDVDKAEKQEEEEQQDEEGKDEETEAVKVETTKEEEETKVKKVKVEDPQAKIKRIFGPHPNRPQVVHMANLCVVSGHAVNGVAEIHSEIVKKEVFNEFYELWPEKFQNKTNGVTPRRWLSFCNPELSEIITKWTGSDAWLVNTEKLAELRKFADNEELQSEWRKAKRNNKMKIVSLIKETTGYVVSPDAMFDVQIKRIHEYKRQLLNIFGIVYRYKKMKEMSPEERKENFVPRVCLFGGKAFATYVQAKRIVKFITDVAATVNHDSEIGDLLKVVFVPDYNVSVAEVLIPGSELSQHISTAGMEASGTSNMKFSMNGCLLIGTLDGANVEIREEVGEDNFFLFGAQAHEIAGLRKDRAEGKFVPDPRFEEVKAFVRTGVFGPYNYEELMGSLEGNEGYGRADYFLVGKDFPDYIECQDLVDEAYRDQKKWTKMSILNTAGSSKFSSDRTIHQYARDIWRIEPVELP from the exons ATGGCAACTTCAGTTGTCTCTGGATTGAACTCACTTTCATGCATTTCTAGCtttagaaacaataaaaacacaAATGTTTTGTTGGGTAGGAGAagagttttagtgttcaatttgaGAAGAAGAGGTTTCTATGTTAGCAATGTTGCTAGTGATCAAAAGCACAAGACTAAGGATTCTTCCTCTGATGAAG GATTCACAATGGATGTTTTTCAGCCCGACTCCACGTCTGTTTTATCAAGTATAAAGTATCATGCAGAGTTCACTCCGTCATTCTCTCCTGAGAAGTTTGAACTTCCCAAGGCATACTATGCAACGGCAGAGAGTGTTCGAGATATGCTCATTATGAATTGGAATACCACATACGATTTTTATGAAAAGATGAACGTAAAGCAGGCGTATTACTTGTCTATGGAGTTCCTTCAG GGAAGAGCTTTACTTAACGCAATTGGAAACTTGGGACTAACAGGACCTTATGCAGATGCTTTAACTAAGCTTGGATACAGTTTAGAAGATGTAGCCAGGCAG GAACCAGATGCAGCTTTAGGGAATGGAGGTTTAGGAAGACTTGCTTCTTGCTTTCTAGACTCAATGGCGACGTTAAACTACCCTGCATGGGGTTATGGACTTAGATACCGATATGGCCTTTTCAAACAGCTTATTACAAAAGATGGACAGGAGGAAGTTGCTGAAAATTGGCTTGAG ATGGGAAATCCATGGGAAATTGTTAGGAATGATATTTCATATCCTGTAAAATTCTACGGGAAGGTCATTGAAGGAGCTGACAGGAGGAAGGAATGGGTTGGCGGAGAAGATATAACTGCTGTTGCCTATGATGTCCCAATACCAGGATATAAAACAAAAACAACGATCAACCTTCGACTGTGGTCAACAAAGCTAGGTGCAGAAGCTTTTGATCTACGTGCTTTTAATGACGGAAACCATGCTAAAGCATATGAGGCTCAGAAAAAGGCTGAAAAG ATTTGCTATATCTTATATCCAGGTGACGAGTCACTTGAGGGAAAGACGCTTAGGTTAAAGCAACAATACACACTATGTTCTGCGTCTCTTCAGGACATTATTGCACGGTTCGAGAAGAGATCAGGGAATGCAGTGAACTGGGATCAGTTCCCAGAAAAAGTTGCAGTACAGATGAATGATACTCATCCTACACTTTGCATACCGGAACTTTTAAGGATATTGATGGATGTTAAAGGTTTGAGCTGGAAGCAGGCATGGGAAATTACTCAAAg AACGGTGGCATACACTAACCACACTGTTCTACCCGAGGCTCTGGAGAAATGGAGCTTCACACTTCTTAGGGAACTGCTTCCTCGGCACGTGGAGATCATTGCAATGATAGATGAGGAG CTCTTGCATACTATACTTGCTGAATACGGTACTGAAGATCTTGACTTGTTGCAAGAAAAGCTAAACCAAATGAGGATTCTGGATAATGTTGAAATACCAAGTTCTGTTTTGGAGTTGCTTATAAAATCCACGGAAAATACCGTTGATGTGGATAAAGcagaaaaacaagaagaagaggaaCAACAAGACGAAGAAGGTAAGGATGAGGAAACTGAGGCGGTAAAAGTAGAAACTACGAAGGAAGAGGAGGAAACAAAGGTTAAGAAGGTGAAGGTTGAGGATCCTCAAGCAAAAATAAAACGGATATTTGGGCCACATCCAAATAGACCACAGGTTGTTCACATGGCAAATCTTTGTGTAGTCAGTGGGCATGCAGTGAACGGTGTTGCTGAGATTCATAGTGAAATTGTTAAAAAGGAAGTTTTCAATGAATTTTACGAG TTATGGCCAGAGAAATTCCAAAACAAGACAAATGGTGTGACACCACGAAGATGGCTAAGTTTCTGTAACCCAGAGTTGAGTGAAATTATAACCAAGTGGACGGGATCCGATGCTTGGTTAGTAAACACTGAAAAATTGGCAGAGCTTAGAAAG TTTGCTGATAATGAAGAACTCCAGTCTGAGTGGAGGAAGgcaaaaagaaataacaaaatgaAGATTGTTTCTCTCATTAAAGAAACAACTGGATACGTGGTCAGTCCTGATGCAATGTTCGATGTGCAG ATCAAGCGTATCCATGAGTATAAGCGGCAGCTATTAAATATATTCGGAATTGTTTATCGCTATAAGAAGATGAAGGAAATGAGCCctgaagagagaaaagagaatttTGTCCCTCGAGTTTGCTTATTCGGAGGGAAAGCATTTGCTACATATGTCCAGGCCAAGAGGATTGTAAAATTTATCACTGATGTGGCGGCAACAGTGAACCATGATTCTGAGATTGGTGATCTTTTGAAG GTTGTCTTTGTGCCTGATTACAACGTCAGTGTAGCAGAAGTTCTAATTCCTGGTAGTGAGCTATCGCAGCATATTAG TACTGCCGGTATGGAGGCTAGTGGAACCAGCAACATGAAATTTTCAATGAATGGCTGCCTCCTCATTGGGACGTTAGATGGTGCCAATGTTGAAATAAGAGAGGAAGTTGGAGAGGACAATTTTTTCCTTTTCGGTGCTCAGGCTCATGAAATTGCTGGCCTACGTAAGGATAGAGCCGAGGGAAAG TTTGTCCCGGACCCTAGATTTGAAGAAGTAAAGGCATTTGTTAGGACAGGCGTTTTTGGCCCCTACAACTACGAAGAACTCATGGGATCCTTGGAAGGGAACGAAGGTTATGGCCGTGCTGACTATTTTCTTGTAGGAAAGGATTTCCCTGATTATATAGAGTGCCAAGATCTGGTTGATGAAGCATATCGAGACCAGAAG AAATGGACCAAAATGTCGATCTTAAACACAGCTGGATCGTCCAAGTTTAGCAGTGATCGAACAATTCATCAATATGCCAGAGACATATGGAGAATTGAACCTGTTGAATTACCTTAA
- the LOC107848719 gene encoding putative SNAP25 homologous protein SNAP30 gives MFGFRKSKQDSATTNTTPSHSDGKTKPGRRTSSEPVLVTPGDDFGTSSSSGTRNNHKSKTEDFDNMSMQELEGYAVDQAKETTSSVNNCLKIAEDIRQEGAQTLDTLHKQGEQINRTHMMAVDMDRDLSKGEKLLNNLGGMFAMPWKAKKGHEIKGPRTSKDDNYNKGKGSAKDREKLGLSNGKKVKSASSTPPPESMNAMQQVEFEKAKQDDALSDLSNILGDLKGMAVDMGSELDKQNTAIDDLDKDVEELNSRVKGANRRARKIVGK, from the exons ATGTTTGGCttcagaaaaagtaaacaagACTCCGCTACTACGAATACAACCCCTTCACATTCCGATGGAAAAACTAAACCTGGTCGGAGAACTTCCTCCGAGCCAGTTCTTGTCACACCAGGCGATGATTTTGGAACATCGTCATCATCAGGGACAAGGAACAATCACAAAAGCAAGACAGAGGATTTCGATAACATGTCTATGCAAGAATTAGAGGGATATGCAGTAGACCAAGCTAAGGAGACCACGAGCTCCGTGAATAATTGCTTGAAGATAGCTGAGGATATTAGACAGGAAGGTGCTCAGACCCTCGATACCTTGCATAAGCAAGGCGAGCAAATTAATCGTACTCATATGATGGCTGTTGATATGGACCGCGATTTGAGCAAG GGGGAGAAGTTATTGAACAATCTTGGTGGCATGTTCGCTATGCCTTGGAAGGCAAAAAAAGGTCACGAAATTAAAGGGCCTCGAACTTCAAAAG ACGACAATTATAATAAAGGGAAAGGTAGTGCAAAGGACAGGGAAAAATTAGGTTTATCTAATGGTAAAAAGGTGAAGTCAGCTTCTAGTACACCTCCTCCTGAATCGATGAACGCTATGCAGCAAGTTGAG TTTGAGAAGGCGAAGCAAGATGATGCACTTTCGGATTTGAGCAACATATTAGGTGATCTAAAAGGCATGGCTGTTGACATGGGATCTGAACTTGACAA GCAAAACACAGCTATTGATGATCTTGATAAAGATGTGGAGGAATTAAACTCTCGAGTTAAAGGTGCAAATAGACGCGCACGTAAAATAGTTGGGAAGTGA